One Salmo salar chromosome ssa01, Ssal_v3.1, whole genome shotgun sequence DNA window includes the following coding sequences:
- the st6galnac6 gene encoding Alpha-N-acetylgalactosaminide alpha-2,6-sialyltransferase 6 (The RefSeq protein has 1 frameshift compared to this genomic sequence), with protein sequence MDKKKKRIGVVTRKAQNMQCSSASLGSMGLRLVEKQGPQSQKMVIFGAIFLLMTLLILFSSNSGNDISPFYSPFRVSSPHHPIKVTDLKKWAGKEGYVAVYGNKSLTLHCHHCALVTSSSHVLDSGAGPDIDRAQCVIRMNDAPLSGFERDVGSRTTLRVVAHSSVFRVVRRPAEFLNLTDHQANSAVIFWGPPTKIGREAKGTLYRLIQRVSMTYSNLSSFTITPSKMHKFDTLFQKETGRDRAKSQSWLSTGWFTMVIAIEKCDNIKVYGMVPPSHCGKKPQPKKMPYHYYKPRGTDECVTYLQNERGRKGPHHRFITEKQVFARWAKQYNITFTHPTW encoded by the exons atggataaaaaaaaa cgaattg GGGTGGTGACCAGAAAAGCACAGAACATGCAATGTAGCTCAGCCTCACTTGGAAGCATGGGGCTGAGGCTTGTTGAAAAG CAAGGGCCTCAGAGCCAGAAGATGGTGATCTTCGGAGCCATCTTCCTCCTGATGACCCTCCTCATCCTCTTTAGCTCCAACAGCGGCAACGACATCAGTCCCTTCTACAGTCCCTTCCGGGTGTCCTCGCCTCATCACCCCATCAAGGTCACTGACCTCAAGAAATGGGCAGGGAAGGAGGGCTATGTGGCTGTCTATGGAAACAAG AGTCTGACCCTGCACTGCCACCACTGTGCCCTGGTGACCAGCTCCAGCCACGTGCTGGACAGCGGGGCCGGACCGGACATCGACCGCGCCCAGTGTGTGATCCGCATGAATGACGCCCCCCTGTCGGGGTTCGAACGTGACGTGGGGAGCCGGACCACCCTCAGGGTGGTGGCTCACTCGAGCGTGTTCAGGGTGGTTCGACGGCCAGCTGAGTTTCTCAATCTAACAGACCACCAGGCAAATTCGGCAGTCATATTCTGGGGACCACCCACCAAGATTGGTAGAGAGGCTAAAGGAACACTGTACCGTCTGATCCAGAGAGTCAGCATGACCTACAGTAACCTATCCAGCTTTACCATCACGCCTAGCAAGATGCACAAGTTTGATACACTGTTTCAGAAGGAGACCGGGCGAGACAG AGCAAAGTCTCAGTCCTGGTTGAGCACCGGCTGGTTCACAATGGTGATTGCGATAGAGAAGTGTGACAATATTAAAGTGTACGGGATGGTTCCGCCCAGTCACTGTGG AAAAAAGCCCCAGCCCAAGAAGAtgccctaccactactataaacCCAGAGGCACAGATGAGTGTGTGACCTACCTGCAAAATGAGAGGGGTCGGAAGGGCCCCCACCATCGCTTCATCACAGAGAAACAGGTGTTTGCACGCTGGGCCAAGCAGTATAACATCACCTTCACTCACCCCACATGGTGA
- the st6galnac6 gene encoding alpha-N-acetylgalactosaminide alpha-2,6-sialyltransferase 6 isoform X1 yields the protein MANASFCCLTGRAQKIFKINLNHAYLSGVVTRKAQNMQCSSASLGSMGLRLVEKQGPQSQKMVIFGAIFLLMTLLILFSSNSGNDISPFYSPFRVSSPHHPIKVTDLKKWAGKEGYVAVYGNKSLTLHCHHCALVTSSSHVLDSGAGPDIDRAQCVIRMNDAPLSGFERDVGSRTTLRVVAHSSVFRVVRRPAEFLNLTDHQANSAVIFWGPPTKIGREAKGTLYRLIQRVSMTYSNLSSFTITPSKMHKFDTLFQKETGRDRAKSQSWLSTGWFTMVIAIEKCDNIKVYGMVPPSHCGKKPQPKKMPYHYYKPRGTDECVTYLQNERGRKGPHHRFITEKQVFARWAKQYNITFTHPTW from the exons ATGGCAAATGCTTCCTTCTGCTGCTTGACAGGCAGAGcccaaaaaatatttaaaataaacCTAAACCATGCATACTTGTCAG GGGTGGTGACCAGAAAAGCACAGAACATGCAATGTAGCTCAGCCTCACTTGGAAGCATGGGGCTGAGGCTTGTTGAAAAG CAAGGGCCTCAGAGCCAGAAGATGGTGATCTTCGGAGCCATCTTCCTCCTGATGACCCTCCTCATCCTCTTTAGCTCCAACAGCGGCAACGACATCAGTCCCTTCTACAGTCCCTTCCGGGTGTCCTCGCCTCATCACCCCATCAAGGTCACTGACCTCAAGAAATGGGCAGGGAAGGAGGGCTATGTGGCTGTCTATGGAAACAAG AGTCTGACCCTGCACTGCCACCACTGTGCCCTGGTGACCAGCTCCAGCCACGTGCTGGACAGCGGGGCCGGACCGGACATCGACCGCGCCCAGTGTGTGATCCGCATGAATGACGCCCCCCTGTCGGGGTTCGAACGTGACGTGGGGAGCCGGACCACCCTCAGGGTGGTGGCTCACTCGAGCGTGTTCAGGGTGGTTCGACGGCCAGCTGAGTTTCTCAATCTAACAGACCACCAGGCAAATTCGGCAGTCATATTCTGGGGACCACCCACCAAGATTGGTAGAGAGGCTAAAGGAACACTGTACCGTCTGATCCAGAGAGTCAGCATGACCTACAGTAACCTATCCAGCTTTACCATCACGCCTAGCAAGATGCACAAGTTTGATACACTGTTTCAGAAGGAGACCGGGCGAGACAG AGCAAAGTCTCAGTCCTGGTTGAGCACCGGCTGGTTCACAATGGTGATTGCGATAGAGAAGTGTGACAATATTAAAGTGTACGGGATGGTTCCGCCCAGTCACTGTGG AAAAAAGCCCCAGCCCAAGAAGAtgccctaccactactataaacCCAGAGGCACAGATGAGTGTGTGACCTACCTGCAAAATGAGAGGGGTCGGAAGGGCCCCCACCATCGCTTCATCACAGAGAAACAGGTGTTTGCACGCTGGGCCAAGCAGTATAACATCACCTTCACTCACCCCACATGGTGA
- the st6galnac6 gene encoding alpha-N-acetylgalactosaminide alpha-2,6-sialyltransferase 6 isoform X2 codes for MQCSSASLGSMGLRLVEKQGPQSQKMVIFGAIFLLMTLLILFSSNSGNDISPFYSPFRVSSPHHPIKVTDLKKWAGKEGYVAVYGNKSLTLHCHHCALVTSSSHVLDSGAGPDIDRAQCVIRMNDAPLSGFERDVGSRTTLRVVAHSSVFRVVRRPAEFLNLTDHQANSAVIFWGPPTKIGREAKGTLYRLIQRVSMTYSNLSSFTITPSKMHKFDTLFQKETGRDRAKSQSWLSTGWFTMVIAIEKCDNIKVYGMVPPSHCGKKPQPKKMPYHYYKPRGTDECVTYLQNERGRKGPHHRFITEKQVFARWAKQYNITFTHPTW; via the exons ATGCAATGTAGCTCAGCCTCACTTGGAAGCATGGGGCTGAGGCTTGTTGAAAAG CAAGGGCCTCAGAGCCAGAAGATGGTGATCTTCGGAGCCATCTTCCTCCTGATGACCCTCCTCATCCTCTTTAGCTCCAACAGCGGCAACGACATCAGTCCCTTCTACAGTCCCTTCCGGGTGTCCTCGCCTCATCACCCCATCAAGGTCACTGACCTCAAGAAATGGGCAGGGAAGGAGGGCTATGTGGCTGTCTATGGAAACAAG AGTCTGACCCTGCACTGCCACCACTGTGCCCTGGTGACCAGCTCCAGCCACGTGCTGGACAGCGGGGCCGGACCGGACATCGACCGCGCCCAGTGTGTGATCCGCATGAATGACGCCCCCCTGTCGGGGTTCGAACGTGACGTGGGGAGCCGGACCACCCTCAGGGTGGTGGCTCACTCGAGCGTGTTCAGGGTGGTTCGACGGCCAGCTGAGTTTCTCAATCTAACAGACCACCAGGCAAATTCGGCAGTCATATTCTGGGGACCACCCACCAAGATTGGTAGAGAGGCTAAAGGAACACTGTACCGTCTGATCCAGAGAGTCAGCATGACCTACAGTAACCTATCCAGCTTTACCATCACGCCTAGCAAGATGCACAAGTTTGATACACTGTTTCAGAAGGAGACCGGGCGAGACAG AGCAAAGTCTCAGTCCTGGTTGAGCACCGGCTGGTTCACAATGGTGATTGCGATAGAGAAGTGTGACAATATTAAAGTGTACGGGATGGTTCCGCCCAGTCACTGTGG AAAAAAGCCCCAGCCCAAGAAGAtgccctaccactactataaacCCAGAGGCACAGATGAGTGTGTGACCTACCTGCAAAATGAGAGGGGTCGGAAGGGCCCCCACCATCGCTTCATCACAGAGAAACAGGTGTTTGCACGCTGGGCCAAGCAGTATAACATCACCTTCACTCACCCCACATGGTGA
- the st6galnac6 gene encoding alpha-N-acetylgalactosaminide alpha-2,6-sialyltransferase 6 isoform X3, giving the protein MVIFGAIFLLMTLLILFSSNSGNDISPFYSPFRVSSPHHPIKVTDLKKWAGKEGYVAVYGNKSLTLHCHHCALVTSSSHVLDSGAGPDIDRAQCVIRMNDAPLSGFERDVGSRTTLRVVAHSSVFRVVRRPAEFLNLTDHQANSAVIFWGPPTKIGREAKGTLYRLIQRVSMTYSNLSSFTITPSKMHKFDTLFQKETGRDRAKSQSWLSTGWFTMVIAIEKCDNIKVYGMVPPSHCGKKPQPKKMPYHYYKPRGTDECVTYLQNERGRKGPHHRFITEKQVFARWAKQYNITFTHPTW; this is encoded by the exons ATGGTGATCTTCGGAGCCATCTTCCTCCTGATGACCCTCCTCATCCTCTTTAGCTCCAACAGCGGCAACGACATCAGTCCCTTCTACAGTCCCTTCCGGGTGTCCTCGCCTCATCACCCCATCAAGGTCACTGACCTCAAGAAATGGGCAGGGAAGGAGGGCTATGTGGCTGTCTATGGAAACAAG AGTCTGACCCTGCACTGCCACCACTGTGCCCTGGTGACCAGCTCCAGCCACGTGCTGGACAGCGGGGCCGGACCGGACATCGACCGCGCCCAGTGTGTGATCCGCATGAATGACGCCCCCCTGTCGGGGTTCGAACGTGACGTGGGGAGCCGGACCACCCTCAGGGTGGTGGCTCACTCGAGCGTGTTCAGGGTGGTTCGACGGCCAGCTGAGTTTCTCAATCTAACAGACCACCAGGCAAATTCGGCAGTCATATTCTGGGGACCACCCACCAAGATTGGTAGAGAGGCTAAAGGAACACTGTACCGTCTGATCCAGAGAGTCAGCATGACCTACAGTAACCTATCCAGCTTTACCATCACGCCTAGCAAGATGCACAAGTTTGATACACTGTTTCAGAAGGAGACCGGGCGAGACAG AGCAAAGTCTCAGTCCTGGTTGAGCACCGGCTGGTTCACAATGGTGATTGCGATAGAGAAGTGTGACAATATTAAAGTGTACGGGATGGTTCCGCCCAGTCACTGTGG AAAAAAGCCCCAGCCCAAGAAGAtgccctaccactactataaacCCAGAGGCACAGATGAGTGTGTGACCTACCTGCAAAATGAGAGGGGTCGGAAGGGCCCCCACCATCGCTTCATCACAGAGAAACAGGTGTTTGCACGCTGGGCCAAGCAGTATAACATCACCTTCACTCACCCCACATGGTGA
- the st6galnac4 gene encoding alpha-N-acetyl-neuraminyl-2,3-beta-galactosyl-1,3-N-acetyl-galactosaminide alpha-2,6-sialyltransferase precursor, with protein sequence MDMKSQRFHWICLVIVTLSVLLWYVHMTRSDGSNSIIDIGLQGYLRITPGRRDQFLKMHCRQCALVSSSGQMQGAGLREEIDQMGCVIRMNNAPTLGYERDVGSRTSLRVVSHTSVPLLIKNESYYFRHSADTTYVFWGPERNMRQDGKGRVFNALMKMATKYPQVKMYMVTREKIQYCDSVFQNETGKNRMNSGAFLSTGFFTMILAMDMCDSIHVYGMIDDNFCSRADHSVAPYHYYEGSRMDECRMYRMHEHASRGGHRFITEKAIYARWALHHRVEFKHPSWNLQERKHDP encoded by the exons ATGGATATGAAGTCTCAG AGGTTCCACTGGATTTGTCTAGTTATTGTAAcactgtcagtgttgttatggtaCGTCCATATGACCAGATCAGATGGGTCCAACAGCATAATCGACATTGGTCTCCAAGGATACCTCAGGATCACCCCTGGCAGGAGGGATCAG TTTCTGAAGATGCACTGCCGCCAGTGTGCCTTGGTCTCCAGCTCGGGCCAGATGCAGGGGGCAGGTCTCAGAGAGGAGATTGACCAAATGGGGTGTGTGATCCGCATGAACAACGCCCCCACGCTGGGCTATGAGAGGGACGTAGGGAGCAGAACCAGTCTGAGGGTCGTATCGCACACCAGTGTTCCCCTGCTGATTAAAAACGAGAGCTATTACTTCAGGCACTCTGCGGACACCACCTACGTGTTCTGGGGTCCTGAGCGGAACATGAGGCAGGATGGGAAAGGGCGTGTTTTTAATGCCTTGATGAAGATGGCCACGAAGTACCCGCAGGTCAAAATGTACATGGTGACTCGGGAGAAGATCCAGTACTGTGACAGTGTTTTTCAGAACGAGACAGGGAAAAACAG AATGAATTCAGGTGCTTTTCTCAGCACTGGTTTCTTCACCATGATCCTGGCCATGGACATGTGTGACAGTATTCACGTCTATGGGATGATCGACGATAACTTCTGCAG CCGTGCCGATCACAGTGTTGCTCCCTACCACTACTACGAGGGAAGCCGGATGGACGAGTGCCGCATGTACCGGATGCACGAGCACGCAAGTCGTGGCGGCCATCGCTTCATCACCGAGAAGGCCATCTATGCCCGGTGGGCCTTGCACCACAGGGTGGAGTTCAAACACCCTTCCTGGAACCTGCAGGAGAGGAAACATGACCCCTGA
- the st6galnac4 gene encoding alpha-N-acetyl-neuraminyl-2,3-beta-galactosyl-1,3-N-acetyl-galactosaminide alpha-2,6-sialyltransferase isoform X1, whose protein sequence is MHCRQCALVSSSGQMQGAGLREEIDQMGCVIRMNNAPTLGYERDVGSRTSLRVVSHTSVPLLIKNESYYFRHSADTTYVFWGPERNMRQDGKGRVFNALMKMATKYPQVKMYMVTREKIQYCDSVFQNETGKNRMNSGAFLSTGFFTMILAMDMCDSIHVYGMIDDNFCSRADHSVAPYHYYEGSRMDECRMYRMHEHASRGGHRFITEKAIYARWALHHRVEFKHPSWNLQERKHDP, encoded by the exons ATGCACTGCCGCCAGTGTGCCTTGGTCTCCAGCTCGGGCCAGATGCAGGGGGCAGGTCTCAGAGAGGAGATTGACCAAATGGGGTGTGTGATCCGCATGAACAACGCCCCCACGCTGGGCTATGAGAGGGACGTAGGGAGCAGAACCAGTCTGAGGGTCGTATCGCACACCAGTGTTCCCCTGCTGATTAAAAACGAGAGCTATTACTTCAGGCACTCTGCGGACACCACCTACGTGTTCTGGGGTCCTGAGCGGAACATGAGGCAGGATGGGAAAGGGCGTGTTTTTAATGCCTTGATGAAGATGGCCACGAAGTACCCGCAGGTCAAAATGTACATGGTGACTCGGGAGAAGATCCAGTACTGTGACAGTGTTTTTCAGAACGAGACAGGGAAAAACAG AATGAATTCAGGTGCTTTTCTCAGCACTGGTTTCTTCACCATGATCCTGGCCATGGACATGTGTGACAGTATTCACGTCTATGGGATGATCGACGATAACTTCTGCAG CCGTGCCGATCACAGTGTTGCTCCCTACCACTACTACGAGGGAAGCCGGATGGACGAGTGCCGCATGTACCGGATGCACGAGCACGCAAGTCGTGGCGGCCATCGCTTCATCACCGAGAAGGCCATCTATGCCCGGTGGGCCTTGCACCACAGGGTGGAGTTCAAACACCCTTCCTGGAACCTGCAGGAGAGGAAACATGACCCCTGA